Proteins encoded within one genomic window of Jiangella mangrovi:
- the paaD gene encoding 1,2-phenylacetyl-CoA epoxidase subunit PaaD — MSAVREVVAAVQDPELPVVTIEQLGILRDVRVDDGGHVTVDITPTYSGCPAMDAIRADIESALAEYGIHSVDVLTVLAPAWTTDWITPDGRAALQDHGIAPPGPAAHGTVTALTLSVRCPHCGSPDTRELSRFGSTACKALWVCRSCQEPFDHMKAL; from the coding sequence GTGAGCGCCGTGCGCGAGGTCGTCGCCGCGGTCCAGGACCCGGAGCTGCCGGTCGTCACGATCGAGCAGCTCGGCATCCTGCGCGACGTCCGGGTCGACGACGGCGGCCACGTCACCGTCGACATCACCCCGACCTACTCCGGCTGCCCGGCCATGGACGCGATCCGCGCCGACATCGAGTCCGCACTGGCCGAGTACGGTATCCACAGTGTCGACGTCCTGACAGTGCTGGCGCCGGCCTGGACGACCGACTGGATCACCCCGGACGGCCGAGCCGCCCTCCAGGACCACGGCATCGCGCCGCCCGGACCGGCCGCGCACGGCACCGTCACCGCCCTCACCCTCTCCGTCCGCTGCCCGCACTGCGGCTCGCCCGACACCCGCGAGCTGTCCCGGTTCGGCTCGACGGCGTGCAAGGCGCTCTGGGTCTGCCGGTCCTGCCAGGAGCCGTTCGACCACATGAAGGCGCTATGA
- the paaC gene encoding 1,2-phenylacetyl-CoA epoxidase subunit PaaC, whose product MTGLQPQPYALALGDDALVLAQRLGEWVARAPELEEDVALANIALDLLGQARTLLTYAGELEGAGRDEDALAYWRDDRDFRNVLLVELPGGDFAQTMARQLVFAAYQYELYDRLRAGADETLAAVAGKAVKEVHYHRDHATQWVLRLGDGTDESRRRMVAALDAVWPYADELFEPFDGAGVDPAGLREPWTAYVGSVLAEAGLAVPEPDGRRSGGRRGLHTEHLGYLLAEMQHLHRSHPGATW is encoded by the coding sequence GTGACCGGACTCCAGCCGCAGCCGTACGCCCTCGCCCTCGGCGACGACGCCCTCGTCCTGGCCCAGCGGCTGGGCGAGTGGGTCGCTCGCGCGCCGGAGCTCGAAGAGGACGTCGCGCTGGCCAACATCGCGCTCGACCTGCTCGGCCAGGCCCGCACGCTGCTCACCTACGCCGGCGAGCTCGAGGGCGCGGGCCGCGACGAGGACGCGCTGGCGTACTGGCGCGACGACCGCGACTTCCGCAACGTGCTGCTGGTCGAACTGCCGGGCGGCGACTTCGCGCAGACCATGGCCCGGCAGCTGGTCTTCGCCGCCTACCAGTACGAGCTGTACGACCGGCTGCGCGCCGGCGCCGACGAGACGCTGGCCGCCGTCGCGGGCAAGGCGGTCAAGGAGGTCCACTACCACCGCGACCACGCCACCCAGTGGGTGCTGCGCCTGGGCGACGGCACCGACGAGAGCCGCCGCCGCATGGTCGCCGCCCTCGACGCCGTCTGGCCGTACGCCGACGAGCTGTTCGAGCCGTTCGACGGTGCCGGCGTCGACCCGGCCGGCCTGCGCGAGCCGTGGACGGCGTACGTCGGGTCCGTGCTGGCCGAGGCCGGCCTCGCCGTCCCGGAGCCGGACGGGCGCCGCAGCGGTGGCCGCCGCGGCCTGCACACCGAGCACCTCGGCTACCTGCTCGCCGAGATGCAGCACCTGCACCGCTCGCACCCGGGGGCGACGTGGTGA
- the paaB gene encoding 1,2-phenylacetyl-CoA epoxidase subunit PaaB, protein MTSAEWPLWEVFVRARRGLSHMHVGSLHAPDAAMAVRNARDVYTRRGEGVSIWVVPSDQITASSPEEKDAFFDPAADKVYRHPTFYEIPAEAKHL, encoded by the coding sequence GTGACCAGCGCCGAGTGGCCGCTCTGGGAGGTCTTCGTGCGGGCCCGGCGCGGGCTGTCGCACATGCACGTCGGCAGCCTGCACGCGCCCGACGCCGCCATGGCCGTCCGCAACGCCCGCGACGTCTACACCCGCCGCGGCGAGGGCGTGTCGATCTGGGTCGTCCCGTCCGACCAGATCACCGCCAGCAGCCCCGAGGAGAAGGACGCCTTCTTCGACCCCGCCGCCGACAAGGTCTACCGGCACCCGACCTTCTACGAGATCCCGGCCGAGGCGAAGCACCTGTGA
- the paaA gene encoding 1,2-phenylacetyl-CoA epoxidase subunit PaaA, protein MAGTDEREAAFYAIVDSDGRIEPRDDMPEAYRKTLIRQIAQHAHSEIIGMQPEGNWISRAPSLRRKAILLAKVQDEAGHGLYLYAAAETLGVSRDQVLELLHTKRQKYSSIFNYPTLTWADVGAIGWLVDGAAITNQVPLTRCSYGPYARAMVRICKEESFHQRQGFESLLTLTRGSAAQKAMAQDALDRWWYPSLAMFGPPDTGEQVSGGHTEQSMRWGIKRFSNDELRQRFVDMTVPQSEVLGLTIPDPDLRWNDERGHYDFTAPDYDELFRVIKGDGPCNAQRLAHRVAAHTDGAWVREAAAAYAAKQRAKTRTEAA, encoded by the coding sequence ATGGCGGGTACCGACGAACGAGAGGCGGCGTTCTACGCGATCGTCGACTCCGACGGGCGCATCGAGCCGCGTGACGACATGCCCGAGGCGTACCGGAAGACGCTGATCCGGCAGATCGCCCAGCACGCGCACTCCGAGATCATCGGCATGCAGCCCGAGGGCAACTGGATCAGCCGCGCGCCGAGCCTGCGCCGCAAGGCGATCCTGCTGGCCAAGGTCCAGGACGAGGCCGGTCACGGGCTCTACCTCTACGCGGCGGCCGAGACCCTCGGCGTCTCGCGCGACCAGGTGCTCGAGCTGCTGCACACCAAGCGGCAGAAGTACTCGTCGATCTTCAACTACCCGACGCTGACGTGGGCCGACGTCGGCGCCATCGGCTGGCTGGTCGACGGCGCCGCCATCACCAACCAGGTGCCGCTGACGCGCTGCTCCTACGGCCCGTACGCCCGGGCCATGGTCCGCATCTGCAAGGAGGAGTCGTTCCACCAGCGGCAGGGGTTCGAGTCGCTGCTGACCCTCACCCGTGGCAGCGCGGCGCAGAAGGCGATGGCGCAGGACGCGCTGGATCGCTGGTGGTACCCGAGCCTGGCCATGTTCGGCCCGCCCGACACCGGCGAGCAGGTGAGCGGCGGGCACACCGAGCAGTCCATGCGGTGGGGCATCAAGCGGTTCAGCAACGACGAGCTGCGACAGCGGTTCGTCGACATGACGGTGCCGCAGTCCGAGGTCCTCGGGCTCACCATCCCCGACCCGGACCTGCGCTGGAACGACGAGCGCGGCCACTACGACTTCACCGCCCCCGACTACGACGAGCTGTTCCGCGTCATCAAGGGCGACGGCCCCTGCAACGCGCAGCGGCTGGCGCACCGGGTCGCGGCGCACACCGACGGTGCCTGGGTGCGCGAGGCGGCCGCCGCCTACGCCGCCAAGCAGCGCGCCAAGACGCGGACGGAGGCAGCGTGA
- a CDS encoding nitric oxide synthase oxygenase — MTTDGTHHHPGLPDVPIHSVDLSEAEAFFRQHAAENPHAPDPEERFSEALVEFGRRGTFGHTTEELEFGARVAWRNANRCIGRLYWRSLIVRDRRSVRTAEGVAAECVEHLRVATNDGRIRPVLTLFAPDQPGRPAPRLRNSQLVRYAGYQGMESVIGDPAQAEFTRWVESLGWSGKGTDFDVLPLAIETPEDGVRLFDIPGDAVLEVPLSHPEYPWFAELDLKWHAVPAISSMPLRIGGITYPTAPFNGWYMGTEIGSRNLVDADRYDRMTQVGRLLGLDVDNDRSLWKDRVLVEINRAVLHSFDVAGAKIADHHTESEMFMRFVDKEERAGRPAHAEWSWVVPPMSGTTSPVYHRYYDDSTVLPGFLAGTGWTPPQEDAVPAECPYHAKTGA; from the coding sequence GTGACGACCGATGGGACGCATCACCATCCGGGCCTTCCGGACGTTCCGATCCACTCCGTCGATCTCAGCGAAGCCGAGGCGTTCTTCCGCCAGCACGCCGCTGAGAACCCCCACGCTCCCGACCCCGAAGAGCGCTTCAGCGAGGCGCTGGTCGAGTTCGGCCGCCGGGGCACGTTCGGCCACACCACCGAGGAGCTCGAGTTCGGCGCCCGCGTGGCCTGGCGCAACGCCAACCGCTGCATCGGCCGGCTCTACTGGCGCAGCCTGATCGTGCGCGACCGCCGCAGTGTCCGCACCGCCGAGGGCGTCGCCGCCGAGTGCGTCGAGCATCTGCGCGTCGCCACCAACGACGGGCGCATCAGGCCGGTCCTCACCCTCTTCGCCCCCGACCAGCCGGGCCGGCCCGCGCCGCGGCTGCGCAACAGCCAGCTGGTCCGCTACGCCGGCTACCAGGGCATGGAGTCGGTCATCGGCGACCCCGCCCAGGCGGAGTTCACCCGCTGGGTCGAGAGCCTGGGCTGGTCGGGCAAGGGCACCGACTTCGACGTGCTGCCGCTCGCCATCGAGACCCCCGAGGACGGCGTCCGACTGTTCGACATCCCCGGCGACGCCGTCCTCGAGGTACCTCTGTCCCACCCGGAGTACCCCTGGTTCGCCGAGCTGGACCTCAAGTGGCACGCCGTCCCGGCGATCTCCTCCATGCCGCTGCGCATCGGCGGCATCACCTACCCGACGGCGCCGTTCAACGGCTGGTACATGGGGACGGAGATCGGCTCGCGCAACCTCGTCGACGCCGACCGCTACGACCGCATGACGCAGGTGGGCCGGCTGCTCGGCCTCGACGTCGACAACGACCGGTCGCTCTGGAAGGACCGCGTCCTGGTCGAGATCAACCGCGCCGTGCTGCACTCGTTCGACGTCGCGGGCGCGAAGATCGCCGACCACCACACCGAGTCGGAGATGTTCATGCGCTTCGTCGACAAGGAGGAGCGGGCCGGACGCCCCGCGCACGCCGAGTGGTCGTGGGTGGTGCCGCCGATGTCCGGCACGACGTCGCCGGTCTACCACCGCTACTACGACGACTCGACGGTGCTGCCCGGGTTCCTGGCCGGCACCGGCTGGACGCCGCCGCAGGAGGACGCCGTCCCCGCGGAGTGCCCGTACCACGCGAAGACCGGGGCGTAG
- a CDS encoding GNAT family N-acetyltransferase, which yields MSEPPIVADRSVRLAWAADTDAIGAVQARAWTASYGSLLPPALLADVDAPSFAAAWREAVTRPPSARHRVLVALEAGRVVGFAATAPSEDPDAQPADGEIVAFHVDPAAFGEGHGSRLLAAVADTLRADGFTRARIWLVVGDDALRGFLEPAGWAPDSAHRTLDLTGDGSATLRQVRLHTSLSDESPDSGAAS from the coding sequence GTGTCCGAGCCGCCCATCGTCGCCGATCGTTCCGTCCGTCTCGCCTGGGCCGCCGACACCGACGCCATCGGTGCCGTGCAGGCCCGGGCGTGGACGGCGTCCTACGGCTCCCTGCTGCCGCCCGCGCTGCTCGCCGACGTCGACGCTCCGTCGTTCGCGGCCGCCTGGCGCGAGGCCGTCACCCGTCCGCCGTCGGCCCGCCACCGCGTGCTCGTCGCGCTCGAGGCCGGCCGCGTGGTCGGATTCGCGGCCACGGCGCCGTCCGAGGACCCCGACGCCCAGCCCGCCGACGGCGAGATCGTCGCCTTCCACGTCGACCCGGCCGCGTTCGGCGAGGGCCACGGCTCGCGGCTGCTGGCCGCCGTCGCCGACACCCTGCGCGCCGACGGGTTCACCCGCGCCCGCATCTGGCTGGTCGTGGGCGACGACGCGCTGCGCGGGTTCCTCGAGCCGGCCGGCTGGGCGCCCGACTCCGCGCACCGCACGCTCGACCTCACCGGCGACGGGTCGGCGACGCTGCGGCAGGTGCGGCTGCACACGTCGCTGTCGGACGAGTCGCCGGATTCGGGGGCGGCGTCGTGA
- a CDS encoding TIGR02453 family protein — protein sequence MTFAGIPVEALDFYEDLENDNTKSFWTAHKHVYEKSVRDPMRALADELSPEFGTVRLFRPYRDVRFAADKTPYKTQQGLSVGGHYVHVSAAGMFIAAGYYQMASDQVARYRAAVDDSRRGEALVEIVETARDAGFVVDGEALKTRPRGYDADHPRIDLLRQKTLVGWRDFGAPDWLHTPSAAVRVAEAWRELEPLKQWLDDHVGPSDQPRR from the coding sequence GTGACGTTCGCAGGCATCCCGGTCGAGGCGCTGGACTTCTACGAGGACCTCGAGAACGACAACACCAAGTCGTTCTGGACCGCGCACAAGCACGTCTACGAGAAGTCCGTCCGCGACCCCATGCGGGCGCTGGCCGACGAGCTGTCCCCCGAGTTCGGCACCGTCCGGCTCTTCCGGCCCTACCGCGACGTCCGCTTCGCCGCCGACAAGACCCCGTACAAGACGCAGCAGGGCCTCTCCGTCGGCGGGCACTACGTGCACGTCAGCGCGGCCGGGATGTTCATCGCCGCCGGCTACTACCAGATGGCGTCGGACCAGGTCGCCCGCTACCGAGCCGCCGTCGACGACTCACGGCGTGGCGAGGCGCTCGTCGAGATCGTCGAGACGGCGCGCGACGCCGGATTCGTGGTCGACGGCGAGGCGCTGAAGACCCGGCCGCGCGGCTACGACGCCGACCATCCGCGCATCGACCTGCTCCGGCAGAAGACGCTGGTCGGCTGGCGGGACTTCGGCGCGCCGGACTGGCTGCACACGCCGTCCGCGGCCGTGCGGGTCGCCGAGGCGTGGCGCGAGCTGGAGCCGTTGAAGCAGTGGCTCGACGACCACGTGGGGCCGTCGGACCAGCCGCGCCGGTGA
- a CDS encoding AzlC family ABC transporter permease: MGEESRGQESRSAIRRDAAGIAAYAAAFGASFGAVSVASGLNVWQTMVLSLVMFSGASQFALVGVIGSGGAGLAAVPTALLLGVRNAFYGVPLTRILGRRSLSGPRRLVTAQLVIDETTAMAVGHDEPESQRYAFWTTGVLLFILWNAGTLVGALGGSAIGEPETLGLDAMIPAAFLALLWPRLRTVEGRVVAAGGALVATALIPLVPAGVPVLAAAPIAVVAGLLPRRPGRAGRTGREAAR; the protein is encoded by the coding sequence ATGGGTGAGGAATCGCGCGGTCAGGAATCGCGCAGCGCGATCCGGCGCGACGCCGCCGGCATCGCCGCCTACGCCGCCGCCTTCGGCGCCTCGTTCGGCGCCGTCTCGGTCGCGTCGGGCCTCAACGTGTGGCAGACCATGGTGCTCAGCCTCGTCATGTTCAGCGGCGCGTCGCAGTTCGCGCTGGTCGGCGTCATCGGCAGCGGCGGCGCCGGGCTGGCCGCCGTCCCCACGGCGCTGCTGCTCGGCGTGCGCAACGCGTTCTACGGGGTCCCGCTGACCCGGATCCTCGGCCGGCGGTCGCTCTCCGGGCCGCGGCGGCTGGTCACGGCGCAGCTGGTCATCGACGAGACGACGGCCATGGCGGTCGGACACGACGAGCCGGAGTCGCAGCGGTACGCGTTCTGGACCACCGGCGTGCTGCTGTTCATCCTGTGGAACGCCGGGACCCTGGTGGGCGCGCTGGGCGGGTCGGCCATCGGCGAGCCCGAGACGCTGGGCCTCGACGCCATGATCCCGGCGGCCTTCCTGGCACTGCTGTGGCCCCGGCTGCGGACGGTGGAGGGGCGGGTGGTGGCGGCGGGCGGTGCGCTGGTGGCGACGGCCCTGATCCCGCTGGTGCCGGCGGGCGTCCCCGTTCTCGCGGCCGCGCCGATCGCCGTCGTCGCCGGTCTGCTGCCGCGACGCCCTGGTCGCGCCGGCCGCACCGGCCGTGAGGCGGCCCGATGA
- a CDS encoding AzlD domain-containing protein, with amino-acid sequence MTGVWVAVVVASLGCYALKLAGVSLPASVLERDDVQRVAAMLPVAMLAALVAVELFDSAGSLGLDLRLLAAVAAGVVALILRQSFLVVIIVAAVTTAVLRALT; translated from the coding sequence ATGACCGGGGTCTGGGTCGCGGTCGTGGTCGCGTCGCTCGGCTGCTACGCGCTGAAGCTGGCGGGCGTGTCGCTGCCGGCGTCGGTGCTCGAGCGCGACGACGTCCAGCGGGTGGCGGCCATGCTGCCGGTGGCCATGCTGGCCGCGCTGGTCGCCGTCGAGCTGTTCGACTCGGCCGGGAGCCTGGGTCTCGACCTGCGGCTGCTCGCGGCGGTCGCGGCCGGCGTCGTCGCGCTGATCCTGCGGCAGTCGTTCCTCGTCGTGATCATCGTCGCCGCGGTGACGACGGCGGTGCTGCGCGCGCTGACGTAG
- a CDS encoding NIPSNAP family protein codes for MITCVVTYTIDPAKTPEFEHFSRRWIELVNAHGGSHHGYFLPAEGASDQALALFSFPSLAAYEEYRQLFGVHPDFVAIDAFRDETGCVVRWERTFMRPLLP; via the coding sequence GTGATCACCTGTGTCGTCACCTACACCATCGATCCCGCCAAGACCCCGGAGTTCGAGCACTTCAGCCGTCGCTGGATCGAGCTCGTCAACGCACACGGCGGGTCACACCACGGGTACTTCCTGCCCGCCGAGGGGGCAAGCGACCAGGCCCTGGCGCTGTTCAGCTTCCCGAGCCTGGCCGCCTACGAGGAGTACCGGCAGCTGTTCGGGGTGCACCCGGACTTCGTCGCGATCGACGCGTTCCGCGACGAGACCGGGTGCGTCGTCCGATGGGAGCGGACGTTCATGCGCCCGCTCCTCCCCTAG
- the ggt gene encoding gamma-glutamyltransferase, whose translation MGVQRSRRTAAVALVGTIALAGAGLLAPAQAAEGPHRHQGSPPPKQPTAVGAGGAVATVDADATEAGLEVLRRGGNAVDAAVAAAAALGVSEPFSSGIGGGGFFVYYDARSGEVSTLDGRESAPATATEQRFIDPATGAPLAFADARVSGLSVGTPGTLATWDEALDRWGRRSLARNLAPAIELAEDGFVVDQTFRSQVEGNAAIFADFPASAELYLPGGAPPAVGTVLPNPDLADTYRQIARHGIDEFYEGPIGAEIAATVQDPPVRDGATRTVRPGDLTTADLAGYEVIEREPTLVDYRGLQVYGMPPPSSGGSTVGEALNILENFELGAMDEAQALHHYLEATALAFADRNRYVGDPDVIDVPLDELLSQEFADERACLIDPDAAAPKPVAPGVPDGDYGGCATAADPVAVADEGSTTHLTTADRWGNVVAYTLTIEQTGGSGIAVPGRGFLLNNELTDFNFAPTQGSAPDPNLPGPDKRPRSSMAPTIVLDGDGDPLLAVGSPGGATIIGTVLQTLVNRIDLGMDLPEALAAPRLFQPNSANTSAEPAIDGGPHGALLEGEFGHTLAPTAEIGAATGIEFLGKHQLQAVAEPVRRGGGSAGVVRPRR comes from the coding sequence ATGGGTGTGCAGCGGAGCAGGCGGACGGCGGCAGTGGCCCTCGTCGGGACGATCGCCCTCGCGGGAGCCGGACTCCTCGCGCCGGCCCAGGCCGCCGAGGGCCCACACCGGCACCAGGGCAGTCCACCGCCCAAGCAACCCACGGCCGTCGGAGCCGGGGGCGCCGTCGCCACCGTCGACGCCGACGCCACGGAGGCCGGCCTCGAGGTGCTGCGCCGCGGCGGCAACGCCGTCGACGCCGCCGTCGCGGCGGCCGCGGCCCTGGGCGTCAGCGAGCCGTTCTCGTCCGGCATCGGCGGCGGCGGGTTCTTCGTCTACTACGACGCGAGGTCCGGTGAGGTCAGCACGCTCGACGGCCGCGAGAGCGCCCCGGCGACGGCTACCGAGCAGCGGTTCATCGACCCCGCGACCGGGGCGCCGCTCGCGTTCGCCGACGCCCGGGTCAGCGGCCTCTCCGTCGGCACGCCGGGCACGCTCGCGACCTGGGACGAGGCGCTCGACCGCTGGGGCCGGCGCAGCCTCGCCCGCAATCTGGCGCCCGCGATCGAGCTGGCCGAGGACGGGTTCGTCGTCGACCAGACCTTCCGGTCGCAGGTCGAGGGCAACGCCGCCATCTTCGCCGACTTCCCGGCCTCGGCCGAGCTGTACCTGCCCGGCGGTGCTCCGCCCGCCGTCGGCACGGTGCTGCCGAACCCCGACCTCGCCGACACCTACCGGCAGATCGCCCGGCACGGCATCGACGAGTTCTACGAGGGGCCCATCGGCGCCGAGATCGCCGCCACCGTCCAGGATCCGCCGGTGCGCGACGGCGCGACCCGCACCGTCCGCCCCGGCGACCTGACGACCGCCGACCTCGCCGGCTACGAGGTCATCGAGCGCGAGCCGACCCTCGTCGACTACCGCGGCTTGCAGGTGTACGGCATGCCGCCGCCGTCGTCGGGCGGGTCGACCGTCGGCGAGGCGCTGAACATCCTCGAGAACTTCGAGCTCGGCGCCATGGACGAGGCTCAGGCTCTGCACCACTACCTCGAGGCGACGGCGCTCGCCTTCGCCGACCGCAACCGTTACGTCGGCGACCCCGACGTCATCGACGTGCCGCTGGACGAGCTGCTGTCGCAGGAGTTCGCCGACGAGCGCGCCTGCCTCATCGACCCCGACGCGGCCGCGCCGAAGCCGGTCGCGCCCGGTGTCCCCGACGGCGACTACGGCGGCTGCGCGACGGCGGCCGACCCGGTCGCCGTCGCCGATGAAGGCTCGACGACGCACCTGACGACGGCCGACCGGTGGGGCAACGTCGTCGCCTACACGCTCACCATCGAGCAGACCGGCGGCAGCGGCATCGCCGTCCCGGGCCGCGGCTTCCTGCTGAACAACGAGCTCACCGACTTCAACTTCGCCCCGACCCAGGGCAGTGCGCCCGACCCGAACCTGCCCGGCCCGGACAAGCGGCCGCGCTCGTCCATGGCGCCGACCATCGTGCTCGACGGCGACGGCGACCCCCTGCTGGCGGTCGGCAGCCCCGGCGGCGCGACGATCATCGGGACGGTCCTGCAGACGCTGGTGAACCGGATCGACCTCGGCATGGACCTGCCCGAGGCGCTGGCCGCGCCGCGGCTGTTCCAGCCGAACAGCGCCAACACGTCGGCCGAGCCCGCCATCGACGGCGGCCCGCACGGCGCGCTCCTCGAGGGCGAGTTCGGGCACACGCTCGCGCCGACGGCGGAGATCGGCGCGGCGACCGGCATCGAGTTCCTCGGCAAGCACCAGCTCCAGGCCGTCGCCGAGCCGGTCCGCCGTGGCGGCGGCAGCGCGGGGGTCGTCCGGCCCCGACGCTGA
- the dapB gene encoding 4-hydroxy-tetrahydrodipicolinate reductase, producing MTLRVAVIGAAGRMGQQVCRAVEEAADLEPAGRFDVGDDLGDLGGADVAVEFTVPGATLANVLHCVERGVHVVVGTTGWTDESLHQVRAALAVQPKVGVLIAPNFAIGAVLTMRFAAQAARFYESVEVIELHHPDKVDAPSGTAVRTAEVIAEARRAADVPPAPDATASGLDGARGARVDGVPVHAVRLRGLVAHEEVLFGSAGETLTIRHDSFDRESFMPGVLAGVRGVVDRPGLTVGLEEILDL from the coding sequence ATGACGTTGCGGGTTGCGGTGATCGGCGCGGCCGGTCGCATGGGGCAGCAGGTGTGCCGGGCGGTCGAGGAGGCCGCCGACCTCGAGCCGGCCGGCCGGTTCGACGTGGGCGACGACCTCGGCGATCTCGGCGGGGCCGACGTGGCCGTCGAGTTCACGGTGCCGGGCGCGACGCTGGCCAACGTGCTGCACTGCGTCGAGCGGGGCGTGCACGTGGTGGTCGGCACGACCGGCTGGACCGACGAGTCGTTGCACCAGGTCCGGGCGGCGCTCGCCGTGCAGCCGAAGGTGGGCGTGCTCATCGCGCCGAACTTCGCCATCGGCGCGGTGCTCACCATGCGGTTCGCCGCGCAGGCGGCGCGGTTCTACGAGTCCGTCGAGGTGATCGAGCTGCACCACCCCGACAAGGTCGACGCGCCCAGCGGGACGGCGGTGCGCACCGCCGAGGTCATCGCCGAGGCACGCCGGGCCGCCGACGTGCCGCCGGCGCCCGACGCGACGGCGAGCGGGCTCGACGGCGCCCGGGGCGCGCGGGTCGACGGCGTGCCGGTGCACGCGGTCCGGCTGCGCGGGCTGGTGGCGCACGAGGAGGTGCTGTTCGGGTCGGCCGGCGAGACGCTGACGATCCGGCACGACTCCTTCGACCGCGAGTCCTTCATGCCGGGCGTACTGGCCGGCGTGCGCGGCGTCGTCGACCGGCCCGGGCTGACGGTCGGGCTCGAGGAGATCCTCGACCTGTGA
- a CDS encoding MFS transporter has product MVTVRPLAASAVVLQDRRVTPTVPVRPPRQVGRIHRAWWVALVAFVALVGAAAFRATPSVMIEPFREEFGWSHGTISFAISVNIMLYGLTSPFAAALMERFGIRRVVACALSLVAAGSGLTVLMTASWQLVLCWGLLVGLGTGSMALAFVATVTDRWFVARRGLVSGILTAGTATGQLVFLPLLAVLVQDRGWRSASLVVTGVAVAAVPLVWFLLRDRPEDVGVRAYGAPMDAPPSPVVAAGGAGRRAIGALTSAARTKAFWLLAGTFAICGASTNGLVGTHFVPAAHDHGMPVTTAAGLLAVVGIFDLIGTVASGWLTDRFDPRLLLGVYYALRGVSLMVLPLLLADTVHPPMLFFIVFYGLDWVATVPPTIALCREHFGASGPIVFGWVLASHQIGAALVAFGAGLTRDAYGSYDIAWIGAGALCAMAAAMALAIRRGVVARPGVPV; this is encoded by the coding sequence ATGGTGACTGTCCGGCCACTGGCGGCGTCGGCGGTGGTGCTTCAGGATCGTCGGGTGACGCCGACCGTGCCCGTCCGCCCGCCGCGTCAGGTGGGCCGGATTCATCGCGCCTGGTGGGTGGCATTGGTGGCGTTCGTCGCGCTGGTCGGGGCGGCGGCGTTCCGGGCCACGCCGAGCGTGATGATCGAACCGTTCCGCGAGGAGTTCGGCTGGTCGCACGGGACGATCTCGTTCGCGATCTCCGTCAACATCATGCTGTACGGGCTGACCTCGCCGTTCGCGGCCGCGCTGATGGAGCGCTTCGGCATACGCCGGGTCGTCGCGTGCGCGTTGTCGCTGGTCGCGGCCGGCAGCGGCCTCACGGTGCTCATGACGGCGAGCTGGCAGCTGGTGCTGTGCTGGGGCCTGCTGGTCGGGCTGGGGACCGGGTCCATGGCGCTGGCGTTCGTCGCCACCGTCACCGACCGCTGGTTCGTGGCGCGCCGCGGCCTGGTGTCGGGCATCCTGACCGCCGGGACGGCGACCGGCCAGCTGGTCTTCCTGCCGCTGCTCGCCGTGCTGGTCCAGGACCGCGGCTGGCGGTCGGCGTCGCTGGTCGTGACGGGGGTGGCGGTGGCCGCGGTGCCGCTGGTCTGGTTCCTGCTGCGGGACCGGCCGGAGGACGTGGGGGTGCGGGCGTACGGCGCGCCGATGGACGCGCCGCCGTCGCCCGTGGTGGCGGCCGGCGGGGCGGGCCGGCGGGCGATCGGCGCGCTCACGTCGGCCGCGCGGACCAAGGCGTTCTGGCTGCTGGCCGGGACGTTCGCGATCTGCGGCGCGTCGACCAACGGGCTGGTCGGCACCCACTTCGTCCCCGCGGCGCACGACCACGGCATGCCGGTGACGACGGCGGCCGGGCTGTTGGCGGTGGTCGGGATCTTCGACCTGATCGGCACGGTGGCGTCGGGCTGGCTCACCGACCGGTTCGACCCGCGGCTGCTGCTCGGCGTGTACTACGCGCTGCGCGGGGTGTCGCTGATGGTGCTGCCGCTGCTGCTGGCCGACACGGTGCACCCGCCGATGCTGTTCTTCATCGTCTTCTACGGCCTCGACTGGGTCGCGACGGTCCCGCCGACGATCGCCCTGTGCCGCGAGCACTTCGGCGCGTCCGGCCCGATCGTGTTCGGCTGGGTGCTGGCGTCGCACCAGATCGGGGCGGCGCTGGTCGCGTTCGGCGCCGGCCTGACGCGCGACGCGTACGGCAGCTACGACATCGCCTGGATCGGCGCCGGCGCCCTGTGCGCGATGGCCGCGGCGATGGCGCTGGCGATCCGTCGCGGGGTGGTGGCGCGACCGGGCGTGCCGGTGTAG